Proteins encoded in a region of the Ptychodera flava strain L36383 chromosome 4, AS_Pfla_20210202, whole genome shotgun sequence genome:
- the LOC139131297 gene encoding fibroblast growth factor 20-like has protein sequence MLARRFFHLCLVFSAFFPLLKAQEQINDSSFQDWEVLNHVVQRGSKRKLQRKDRSRNSAEERQLTIDDFLMFRQLRSASGFYLQILPSGIVKGTRADHDIYGILQVVHESDDVVTFRGVKTGLYLAMNRRGELYGQRKKSKESYFEMEHIKEWLYAFKSKRYPRKTRRRQRRKSWYISFQKNGITKSGSRAKLRQGGTRFLLRPVEPQRVPELYPFPVEVLSDA, from the exons ATGCTGGCACGAAGATTTTTCCACCTTTGCCTCGTTTTTTCTGCATTCTTCCCTTTATTGAAGGCCCAGGAGCAAATCAACGACTCGAGCTTCCAAGACTGGGAAGTTCTCAACCATGTTGTTCAGCGTGGCTCCAAACGAAAGCTGCAGCGAAAGGACCGCAGCAGAAACAGCGCCGAGGAAAGACAGTTGACAATCGACGATTTCTTAATGTTTCGGCAACTGCGTTCAGCCAGTGGGTTCTACCTGCAGATTTTGCCGAGTGGTATCGTCAAGGGCACCAGAGCCGACCACGACATTTACG GTATTTTGCAAGTGGTCCATGAAAGCGATGATGTGGTGACGTTTCGGGGAGTGAAAACGGGTCTTTACCTAGCGATGAACAGACGAGGGGAGCTTTACGGCCAG AGGAAAAAGTCAAAAGAGAGTTACTTTGAAATGGAACACATCAAGGAGTGGTTATATGCCTTCAAGTCCAAGAGGTATCCGAGAAAGACTCGCAGACGTCAACGGAGAAAGTCATGGTACATATCCTTCCAGAAGAACGGCATCACCAAAAGCGGATCGCGGGCGAAGTTGAGACAAGGCGGCACCCGGTTCCTTCTTCGGCCGGTTGAGCCACAGCGAGTCCCCGAGCTGTACCCCTTCCCCGTTGAGGTGCTCAGTGATGCGTAG